The Nitrospirales bacterium genome includes a window with the following:
- a CDS encoding YtxH domain-containing protein, with amino-acid sequence MEHKEIGVQNHLPLSVIALMTAGVLGLVCGLLLAPQSGPRTRRQLHDLALDAKEQVDEWAEEVKDSVEDLLKQKKKFSGFQQK; translated from the coding sequence ATGGAACATAAAGAAATCGGCGTGCAGAATCATTTACCGTTGAGTGTCATCGCGTTAATGACGGCTGGAGTGCTTGGCCTAGTTTGCGGTCTACTTCTTGCTCCACAGTCGGGCCCTCGGACGCGCCGTCAGCTTCATGATCTGGCGCTTGACGCCAAAGAACAAGTGGATGAATGGGCCGAAGAGGTCAAAGACTCCGTCGAGGATCTGCTCAAACAGAAGAAAAAATTTTCGGGGTTTCAACAGAAATAG
- a CDS encoding PEP-CTERM sorting domain-containing protein — protein sequence MFVLVDNAQAVSMLRLSSSQGGSVTVTDQGANDDNSNVGVTEFDGSLTGWNVNITTGITHPVLGSSLSPEFDLNSVNVSQSAGTLTIAFTETDFGNSSAFAGGGGFFAAIGGTTVGTVSYQTYLDSANTPFAQTTLLGNVGPFGTNAFSGTDSGSFAGLNAPFSLTSVVTITHSGAGISSFDANRSLTGTPGGAPVPEPSSMLLLGSGLLGLGYWRWNKKKETATKE from the coding sequence ATGTTTGTTCTGGTGGACAATGCACAGGCTGTGTCGATGCTTCGATTATCGAGCTCACAGGGTGGCTCGGTAACCGTGACCGATCAAGGTGCGAACGATGATAATAGCAATGTGGGCGTGACGGAATTCGATGGATCGCTCACAGGATGGAACGTGAACATCACGACCGGCATCACGCATCCAGTATTAGGGTCAAGTCTCTCACCAGAGTTTGACTTGAATAGTGTCAATGTTTCGCAATCGGCGGGAACGCTGACGATTGCGTTTACTGAGACAGATTTCGGGAATAGTTCGGCGTTTGCTGGCGGCGGTGGATTTTTCGCTGCCATTGGTGGGACGACGGTCGGGACCGTGTCCTATCAAACCTACCTGGATAGTGCCAATACGCCTTTTGCTCAAACGACGCTGTTAGGAAACGTTGGGCCATTCGGGACCAACGCCTTTTCCGGGACAGATTCAGGCTCGTTTGCAGGATTGAACGCGCCCTTTTCCCTGACCTCAGTGGTGACCATTACGCATAGTGGGGCTGGGATTTCGTCGTTCGATGCCAATCGGTCTTTGACCGGAACACCCGGAGGAGCTCCTGTTCCAGAGCCATCGAGCATGTTGTTGCTTGGGTCTGGTCTCCTGGGGTTAGGTTATTGGCGTTGGAATAAGAAAAAAGAAACAGCGACAAAAGAGTAA